The Pirellulales bacterium genomic interval TTCGCGCCGGTGTATTCATAGGCGGCGCCGAGGTGCAGCAGATAGCGGCCGTTCGTCGATTCATCGTAATAGGGTAGCTCGGCAAGACGGCAAGTGATGCCATAGTCGCCCTCGTTGCTGTATTCCACCGTCGATAGGTTCGTGAAGCCTTCGCGGAAGGTGCCGACAAACCATGTCGCATTCTTGTCGTCGGCGACGTCGTTGTACGCCATGACGCCGATGCGCCGGGCCGGCACGAATGTGTTCACGAGGGAACGCTCCATGAAAAGCAAATACTCTTCGCCTGGCTGCTCTTCCAGACTGAACGGCTCCTTGAAATAGCCAAGCCGAATGTTGCCCGCCACCGGAAGTTGGTGAAACGCCGTCCAAACGTCTTGAAACGCCGTGTGCGGCTCGGTGGAACTCAAGACCGTCAAATTTTGGGCCAAGTCGATTTCCACGCGATAGTCGATGTTCTCGTATAGATCGCCGTAAAACTGCAATCGCATGTAACGGAAGCCGGTGTAGTCGTCTTCCGTGCCAAGTTGTTTGTGGTTCTGCGGGCTTTGACTGATCATCACGTTGTCCAATAGCGCCTTGCCGCCGACGTGGAGCGTCGGGCCAGTGATGATGGGTACCGTGCCGGCAAGACGTTCGCCGTCTTCCGGCGGCAGTTGCGCGTAGCCGCCGAAATTCGCCGGTCCGGCGGCGGGCAGATAACCTGCGACCGCCTCCGGCGCTCCGGCCGGGGAATTCGCGGGTGGCTGAATCATTCCGCCGGCTTGCAACTGCGCTTCACAGCGTTCCAATCGCTCGCGGAGCTCTTCGATTTCCCTGCGCGGATCCTCCTGGGTTTGATCCACTTGGGCAGGCGGCGGGGCGAGTGCGATTGCGGCGACAGGCGGCGGCCCTGGCGGCGTGCCGACGTCCTGCTGGGCTGACGCGGTTGCCGCAAACCCCACGAGCGCCATGCTCAACACCACGGTCCAACGCTTCGATTGAGTCGCCGACATATTCATTCCCTTCCTGGAAGAGCGCCTTAAATTAGGCTCGACCGTTGAGAGCCGGATAAATGATACAGTTCCCGAATCGCGACAATCATTATCAACATTGATCGGCCATATTCACCGGAAAATTCGGAAAAACCAGCGGCGGCGAGCGGTTGATTTTCATTTTGGGCATCGGCCCCGTTATTTTTTTTCGGCGGTAGAAAAATACCAGTTGCCGTTCGCCAGCTGCTCGACCTGGCAAAGCGTAGCGGTCGGACAAACTTTCCGTGCCCGCCTACCATCCGAATGTCATGCGCGCCGTTCGACTTTATCGATCAGCGAAGGGCTGCCGAAGCCAATCGCCGTTCCTGCCAGCGGTGACGCAAGAATCGCGGGGCTCACGGCGATCCACTGCGACGAATCCTAATAAAATCCTCGGCGCAAACGGTCCGATGAACGTGCTATCCCGCACTATTGTTCCATTCGCTCAATTGGAGACCCAGACCGGAAAGACAGGCCGAGACGGAACGCCGCGGTTGGCTTTTGCCATTCTTGATTCACGGAGGATCTTTCGATGCGATTCCGATTTTTCCGACGGTGTTGCGCGGCATGGCGCAATGCTGCCATTGGGACGATGAGCTTGCTCGGCGTCGCCGGCCTCGGCCTGGCCTCGAGCGCCCAGGGTCAACAAGTTGATTATCCGCCGGTTCAGCCGGTGGCCGCGGCAACCGCTCCGCAACAGACCGGTCCGTCGCCGATCGAGGATCTCGAGCGCCGGCTCGACGAGCAGTCGCGCCAAATTCAGCAGTTGCAGACGCAACTGAACGGCGGCACTCCGAGCGGCACCCCGGCAACCGCGGCCGGTTTCGCGAGCGGCCCCTCCGGCAACACAGCCTGCCCGTGCGGCCCGGATGGCATTCCGATGTGCAAGCCGGACCCGGCCGGCCCTCCTTGCTGCGTCGAAGTGAACAATGACAAGACGCCGATGAAGGCCTATTGGTCGAGCGGCGTGTGGCTTGCGAGCACCGACGATGATTTCAAGGTGCACTTCGGCGGACGTATTCAGTTCGATGCGTTCGACGCTTTCGACGTCAGCGCGCGGGTCCGGGCCGGCATCAGCGGCGGCAGCGCCGGTTTCGGCATCCCGTATTTTGACGAATCGCAAGGCTTCCGCCGAGATCGCGTGCGTATGGAAGGCACGATCTACGACAGTGTCGACTTCGTGTGGGAATACGATTTCGCCACGGCCATGAATCCGAAGAACTTCCAGGCTGTGCAAGGAACGACGTTGGTTGCCGCTCAAGGCAGCAGCGTGTTCACCGGCACGGGCATCACCGACATGAACGTCACGCTGAAGTACATCCCGTACATTCAGAACGTCAGCGTCGGTAGCTTCCTGGTGCCGTTCAGCTTCGAATTGGCCACAAGCGATCGATGGATGGACTTCATCGAGCGATCGGCGGCATTCGATTCCTTCGTGCCCGCCACCAATTTCGCGAACTATACCCTCGGTGCGCGGACCTTCGGTTGGAACGAAGCCGAGACGTTCACGTATGCGGCGTCGGCATCCATGAACAACTTTTGGGACGGCGCGTCAGGCTTCGACTACGGCAATGATCCGATGTTCACCGGTCGCGTAACGGCCCTGCCGTATTACGATGCCTCGACCGCGGGTCGCTACATGCTCGAAGTCGGTTTGAGCGGCAACGCCTTTCATTGCCAAGCGGATCCGCTCGCCGCGGGCGCTCCGGATGCCACTCAGTTGCGGTCTCGCCTGGCGACGCGTGAATACCTCAGCCCGTTGACTCCGTCGATCACCAACACCGGTACGATCGACGGCAAAGAGCAATATACGGAAGGCGCGGAAGTGGTCGGGCAGTATGGTCCGGTCTCATTCCAATCCGAGTTCTATGCCTCGCAGGTCACCGACGACAACGGCGCCGGCGGCGTCGGCACCGAAGCGTTGGGTTTCAAGGGCTGCTACGCGGAAGTCATGTACTTCCTCACCGGCGAAAACCGCAATTACAACCGCCAGCGAGCCAACTGGGAACGCGTCGTGCCGTATGAAGACTGGGTCCGCGTGCCGGGCGAATATGGCCGCGCTTGCGGTCATGGTGCCTGGCAAATCGGTGCCCGCTATTCGTATGTCGATTTGAACGACAAAGCGGTGCACGGTGGCCAGGAAAGTGAATTCACGTTGGGTCTGAACTGGTTCTTGAACCCGAACCTGAAGTTCCAGTTTAACTACGACGCCACCTACCGCGATGAGGAAACTGTGGCAGCCGGCTCGGCGTCGAACGGCTGGATCAACGGCTTCGGCACCCGCATGTGCCTCGACTTCTAATAACATCAACCGAACTTTTTGCTTGGAGGATATTGCGATGTTGAAGATGACAACTCTTACGATCGCCCTGGCGCTGGCAGCTGCATTCAGCATGCCATCGTCGCAAGGCGGAGAGCCCTCGTGCGGCGGCGAGGCGCAGTGCGGCGCCTGCCCGAACTGCAATGCCTGCGGCAACGTTTGCTGCCCGCAATGCGGCTGCCACGAAGGCCTGGTTCCGGTCTGCCATCAATACTGGACGACCAAGAAAGTCGTGAAGTATTGCTACAAGTGCACCTGCGAAGAAATCTGCCTGCCGGGCCCCTGCGGCGCGGTGAACGACGGATTTCTCGGCCACCTCGGCTGCAAAGAGGGTTGCGGTTGCCAAGAAGGCTGCGGCTCGAAAGAGTCTTGCGGCTCGGGCACCGGTTGCGGTGATTGCTGCCACTGCCGATATCGCGAAGTGCACCACCTCGTGAAGTGCCCGTACACCGTCGAAGTATGCGTTCGCAAGTGCAAGATCGAATGGGTTTGCCCGCACTGTCATTGTGATTGCGGCTGCACGGAAACGGAAATGCCGTCGTTGGGTGCGCCGACCAGCGGCCCGTCGCCTCCGTCGCCTCCGTCTCCGCCGGCTGCCGGCAAGACGACCGCCACCGACCTCGGCGTTCCGCAAACCTCGGCCGCTCATCTGCCCGTCGGCGACACCGCTTACTCGTACTAACCAAGAAGGGATCGTTTCCATCCTCCATGGATCGCGGTTTGGCCGCAAAACTGCGATCGGCAATCTCTGGCCGGTCCGCAGGTCGCACGGAAACGTGTGGCTTGCGGACCGGCTTTTTTTATTCGGCCACAAACTGACTTGGATTGGGTCGGCGATCTGCCGGCCGGTGGTGGCATGGTTTGCCGTCGGTCCGCCTTTCTGGGCTGACGCGGCCCCATGAATGTCAGGCTGGAAAGCCTGACCTACCAGAAAACGGCCTTGAATGCCTCAAGCCGGTCTACTACGTATGATGGAGAAAGGGAGAAACCGGATGCGTTTACGATTGGCAACCAAGTTATCCTGGGCGATCTTGGGAATCGTTGCGCTCTCGATCATCAGCAGCGGTGTCGCCTGGTATGCGGCCTGGCGGGTCAACCGGCGGCTGGACCTGAATTCCAAGCAGGCACTTCCGGACGCTCGCGTTGAAGAATTGGCGATGCTGGTTCACGAGCGAAACAACTTGATCGCCGCGTATCTTCTAGATTCGGACAGTCCGAAGTGGGAAACAAGGCTCCACGAGTTGCAGTCGCGTTTCGACCGTTGGCTCACAGCCGTCCACGCCGGGGCCAACGCACCGGAACAAAAGACGTTGATTGCTCAGCTTCAACGCGCCTGGGAGGATCTCGACGCACGGCAGAATGATGTCATTGCGCTCTCCAAGCAAGGAAAACCGGCGGCGGCCAAGACGCTCTTGCTGACCGAGATCAATGGCCGGCTGACACGAGAAATCGACTCCCTCGGCGACCAACTGATTGCCGCCAACGACGCCAATCTTCGCGGCGCGATCGCACGAGCCGATTGGCGGATTCGACTGGCGACCTGGGTTGTGGTTGTCTCGGCAGTGCTGTCGCTCGTGCTGGGTGGGCTGCTGCTGTGGTTGCTCTTCTACCGAATCTTGTACCCGCTGCGCGGCTTTGTCGCCGACGCGCAGCTCTTTCGCGGCGAGCGCGAGGAGCAGGGCAAACTTTCCGACGACGATGAATTGCATCGGATGGCCAACTATCTTCGAAATCTGATGTCGGACGTAAACGACACGCGGTCGCGGCTTGAACGGAGTCGGGATCGGTTGTTGGCGGCCGAAAAATTGGCGTCCGTCGGAAGGCTCGCCGCCAGCGTTGCCCATGAAATCCGCAATCCGCTGACGGCGATCAAGATGTGGCTGTTTTCCATCCGCGAATCGGCCGAGGGCAACGGCGAGTTGAATCGGAAGCTCGGCATCGTTTCCGAAGAGATCGAGCGGCTGGAAAGCATCGTCCGCCATTTTCTCGAATTTTCACGTCCGCCAGCGGTCCAACCGCGGCCGCAAGACACCACGGTGCTCGTCGGCCAGACGTTGGAGTTTCTCGCTCCGCGGCTCGCGGAAGCGCGGGTGAGGCTCGAGCGGGCGCCCGACGGCAATCTGCCGCCGGTCTTGGCCGACGCCGCTCAATTCCGCCAGGTGCTGATCAATCTGATTGGCAATGCTATCGACGCCATGCCCGACGGCGGCGTGCTTCGCATCCAATCGGCGTCCGAAAAAGATCCCGAAGGCCTTCCGATGGTGGTGATGCGAATTGCCGACACGGGATGCGGCATGCCACCGGAGATTCAACGCCGCGTGTTCGAGCCGTTCTTTACGACCAAGGAAACCGGCACCGGCCTTGGCCTATGCATCGCCGCGCAGGTGATGGCTCGGCACGGCGGCGCCCTCGCGCTAGAATCATCGACCGATCGCGGCACCACCTTCGCCATCTGGATCCCGATCGTACTGGAGAATGACCATGGCAAAAATACTCGTCGTTGACGATGAGCGCACCGTGCTTCGCGCTTTCGAAGAAATTCTACCCACTCGCGGACACGAGGTCGTCGCCGTGCGCGGGGCCGAAGAAGCGATGCGAAGTTTGAAAGATGCCGCTTGCGACCTCGTGCTCATGGACATCCGCCTGCCCGGAATGAATGGGCTCGACGCGCTTGCCCGCATCAAAGAAATGCATCCGGCGCTTCCCGTGATCGTCATGACCGGCCGAAGCACGACCCACACCGCGATCGAAGCAACGA includes:
- a CDS encoding porin encodes the protein MRFRFFRRCCAAWRNAAIGTMSLLGVAGLGLASSAQGQQVDYPPVQPVAAATAPQQTGPSPIEDLERRLDEQSRQIQQLQTQLNGGTPSGTPATAAGFASGPSGNTACPCGPDGIPMCKPDPAGPPCCVEVNNDKTPMKAYWSSGVWLASTDDDFKVHFGGRIQFDAFDAFDVSARVRAGISGGSAGFGIPYFDESQGFRRDRVRMEGTIYDSVDFVWEYDFATAMNPKNFQAVQGTTLVAAQGSSVFTGTGITDMNVTLKYIPYIQNVSVGSFLVPFSFELATSDRWMDFIERSAAFDSFVPATNFANYTLGARTFGWNEAETFTYAASASMNNFWDGASGFDYGNDPMFTGRVTALPYYDASTAGRYMLEVGLSGNAFHCQADPLAAGAPDATQLRSRLATREYLSPLTPSITNTGTIDGKEQYTEGAEVVGQYGPVSFQSEFYASQVTDDNGAGGVGTEALGFKGCYAEVMYFLTGENRNYNRQRANWERVVPYEDWVRVPGEYGRACGHGAWQIGARYSYVDLNDKAVHGGQESEFTLGLNWFLNPNLKFQFNYDATYRDEETVAAGSASNGWINGFGTRMCLDF
- a CDS encoding porin, whose product is MSATQSKRWTVVLSMALVGFAATASAQQDVGTPPGPPPVAAIALAPPPAQVDQTQEDPRREIEELRERLERCEAQLQAGGMIQPPANSPAGAPEAVAGYLPAAGPANFGGYAQLPPEDGERLAGTVPIITGPTLHVGGKALLDNVMISQSPQNHKQLGTEDDYTGFRYMRLQFYGDLYENIDYRVEIDLAQNLTVLSSTEPHTAFQDVWTAFHQLPVAGNIRLGYFKEPFSLEEQPGEEYLLFMERSLVNTFVPARRIGVMAYNDVADDKNATWFVGTFREGFTNLSTVEYSNEGDYGITCRLAELPYYDESTNGRYLLHLGAAYEYTGANTSSIVSSADSKTFKAVPEANVETPFATAVIPCNDFQLFGLEAAMIDGPWLVQSEYVSTLLSPLVGKEIYMPSAYLETTYILTGENHNYDRGGKFVAGVTPYEPFFRVRAQDGKICQGWGAWELAARVSYIDLNNDLMGTPGNTSDTGGRLLDYTVGGTWYLTSNCSFKFNYIHSDLALATGANKGKSVADIFGTRFEMHF
- a CDS encoding ATP-binding protein — its product is MRLRLATKLSWAILGIVALSIISSGVAWYAAWRVNRRLDLNSKQALPDARVEELAMLVHERNNLIAAYLLDSDSPKWETRLHELQSRFDRWLTAVHAGANAPEQKTLIAQLQRAWEDLDARQNDVIALSKQGKPAAAKTLLLTEINGRLTREIDSLGDQLIAANDANLRGAIARADWRIRLATWVVVVSAVLSLVLGGLLLWLLFYRILYPLRGFVADAQLFRGEREEQGKLSDDDELHRMANYLRNLMSDVNDTRSRLERSRDRLLAAEKLASVGRLAASVAHEIRNPLTAIKMWLFSIRESAEGNGELNRKLGIVSEEIERLESIVRHFLEFSRPPAVQPRPQDTTVLVGQTLEFLAPRLAEARVRLERAPDGNLPPVLADAAQFRQVLINLIGNAIDAMPDGGVLRIQSASEKDPEGLPMVVMRIADTGCGMPPEIQRRVFEPFFTTKETGTGLGLCIAAQVMARHGGALALESSTDRGTTFAIWIPIVLENDHGKNTRR